Below is a genomic region from Vibrio mimicus.
AGTTCCCACCATTACGTGCTGGCAAACAAGGATAAGGGTTGCGCTCGTTGCGGGACTTAACCCAACATTTCACAACACGAGCTGACGACAGCCATGCAGCACCTGTCTCAGAGCTCCCGAAGGCACACCTGCGTCTCCGCTGGCTTCTCTGGATGTCAAGAGTAGGTAAGGTTCTTCGCGTTGCATCGAATTAAACCACATGCTCCACCGCTTGTGCGGGCCCCCGTCAATTCATTTGAGTTTTAATCTTGCGACCGTACTCCCCAGGCGGTCTACTTAACGCGTTAGCTCCGAAAGCCACACCTCTAGGGCACAACCTCCAAGTAGACATCGTTTACGGCGTGGACTACCAGGGTATCTAATCCTGTTTGCTCCCCACGCTTTCGCATCTGAGTGTCAGTATCTGTCCAGGGGGCCGCCTTCGCCACCGGTATTCCTTCAGATCTCTACGCATTTCACCGCTACACCTGAAATTCTACCCCCCTCTACAGTACTCTAGCTTGTCAGTTTCAAATGCGATTCCTAGGTTGAGCCCAGGGCTTTCACATCTGACTTAACAAACCACCTGCATGCGCTTTACGCCCAGTAATTCCGATTAACGCTTGCACCCTCCGTATTACCGCGGCTGCTGGCACGGAGTTAGCCGGTGCTTCTTCTGTAGGTAACGTCAAATGATTAAGGTATTAACTTAACCACCTTCCTCCCTACTGAAAGTACTTTACAACCCGAAGGCCTTCTTCATACACGCGGCATGGCTGCATCAGGCTTGCGCCCATTGTGCAATATTCCCCACTGCTGCCTCCCGTAGGAGTCTGGACCGTGTCTCAGTTCCAGTGTGGCTGATCATCCTCTCAGACCAGCTAGGGATCGTCGCCTTGGTGAGCCCTTACCTCACCAACTAGCTAATCCCACCTGGGCATATCCGGTAGCACAAGGCCCGAAGGTCCCCTGCTTTGCTCTTGCGAGGTTATGCGGTATTAGCCATCGTTTCCAATGGTTATCCCCCTCTACCGGGCAATTTCCCAGGCATTACTCACCCGTCCGCCGCTCGCCACCCAAGGAACAAGTTCCTCTGTGCTGCCGCTCGACTTGCATGTGTTAGGCCTGCCGCCAGCGTTCAATCTGAGCCATGATCAAACTCTTCAATTAAAAGTTTTTTTGAAGCTTTCGCTTCGGCTCAATGAATACTGATACTCTCTTTCGAGAGTGAATTGACTGTGCTGAATGATTGCTCATTCAAATGGTCACTCAGTTCATTGATAAATCTTTTTTGATTATCATCAACGAGTGCCCACACAGATTGATTGGTTTACATTGTTAAAGAGCGTTTTGCTTCGGCTTTCTTACCGAAGAGGCTGTGCATTCTAGCGAGATAATTGTCAGAGTCAAACTCTTTTTTCAACTTTCTTCATCGAAGCGTTTTAGCCTAGCTGACTAGCCTTGAGGCCTTGTGGCGTCTGCCGTGTCAGTGAGGGCGCATTATAGGGAGGATTTAAAACCTGGCAAGCTCTAAAATGCTTTTTTTATACTTTTTCAGTTCAAACGAACAAATTACCAACAAAAACACTAAAAAGTGCACTTTGCTGTTTAATTAACAAACAAGAGATCCACTCAAAGTGGCTCTCTTGTTTATGATAGATAAGATATCTGCTACTGGCTTGCGAAAATATTCCCGTCTTTTACCGATAGTAAAATAGGTGAACTAGGCAGGAACTTACCAGCCAGAATCGATTTGGCCAGTGGGTTTTCCACATTTTGTTGAATCGCGCGTTTCAGTGGACGAGCACCATAAACCGGATCGAAGCCAACATGAGCAATCAGATCCAGCGCCTCATCATCAACCTCAAGTTGGTAATCTCGTTCTGCCAAACGCTGACGTAGGCGGGCCAACTGAATAGAGGCGATCGACTTAATATGCTCTTGTCCTAATGGATGGAATACCACACTTTCATCCACTCGGTTTAGGAACTCCGGACGGAAGTGTTTGCTAACCACATCCATCACTTGCTCTTTGATGCCTTGGTAGTCCAATCTTGCAAAGTTTTCCTGAATTCGTCCTGAACCCAAGTTGGAGGTCATGATCACCACGGTATTTCGAAAATCGACCGTGCGGCCTTGCCCATCAGTTAGGCGGCCATCATCCAATACTTGCAACAAAATATTGAAGACATCCGGATGTGCCTTTTCCACTTCATCCAGCAAAATAACCGAGTAAGGTTTACGGCGCACCGCTTCCGTTAAGTAGCCACCTTCTTCATAGCCAACATAACCTGGAGGCGCACCGACTAAGCGAGCAACCGAGTGTTTCTCCATAAATTCCGACATATCCACGCGTACCATGGCATCTTCGCTATCAAACAGGAAGTTAGCCAAGGTTTTACACAGCTCGGTTTTACCGACCCCAGTTGGCCCTAAGAATAAGAAGGAACCAATCGGACGATTCGGATCAGAAAGCCCCGCGCGACTGCGGCGGATCGCATTCGCGACCACTTCCACCGCTTCTTTTTGGCCAATCACGCGTTTATGCAGCACTTCTTCCATGCGCAGTAGCTTTTCTTTCTCGGCTTCGAGCATTTTTGACACAGGAATACCGGTCTGTTTTGAAAGCACTTCGGCAATTTCTGCATCCGTCACTTTATTGCGCAGCAGAGTCATTTCCTGCATTTCGGCTTGTGCGGCCAGATCGAGCTGCTTTTCTAGCTCTGGAATCCGACCATATTGCAGCTCTGACATGCGGTTCAAGTCCCCAGCTCTGCGAGCCACTTCCAGATCCATCCGCGCTTGTTCAAGTGCCGCTTTAATATGTTGTGTACCGGAGAGCGCGGCTTTTTCCGCTTTCCACACTTCTTCCAACTCTGCGTAATCGCGCTCTTTCTCTTGCAGCTCTTCATTTAAGATCGCCAAGCGTTTTTCACTGGCTTCATCGTGCTCATTAGAGAGTGCTTGCTGCTCGATTTTCAGTTGGATGATTTTGCGCTCAAGCTTATCCAGAGCTTCTGGTTTGGAGTCAATCTGCATCCGAATGCTTGAAGCGGCTTCATCGATCAAATCGATGGCTTTATCAGGCAACTGGCGATCGGAAATATAGCGATGCGATAGGCTCGCTGCCGCTACAATCGCCGGATCAGTGATTTCGACATGGTGATGCAGCTCATAACGCTCTTTCAATCCACGCAAGATGGCGATGGTGTCTTCCACCGTTGGCTCATCCACTAACACTTTTTGGAATCGGCGTTCTAATGCAGGATCTTTTTCTATGTATTGGCGGTACTCATCTAAGGTCGTTGCGCCGACACAGTGCAGCTCTCCACGCGCCAAAGCCGGTTTGAGCATATTGCCGGCGTCCATCGAGCCTTCACCTTTACCCGCGCCAACCATGGTATGCAGCTCATCAATAAAGAGGATGATATTACCTTCTTCTTTCGCTAACTCATTGAGCACCGATTTCAAGCGTTCTTCAAACTCGCCGCGATATTTCGCCCCAGCCACCAACGCGCCCATATCTAAAGACAATACGCGGCGTCCACGCAGGCCTTCTGGGACTTCATTATTAATGATGCGTTGTGCCAAACCTTCCACTATCGCAGTTTTACCAACACCGGGCTCACCAATAATCACTGGGTTATTCTTGGTGCGACGCTGCAGCACTTGAATGGTGCGGCGAATTTCATCATCACGACCGATCACAGGATCGAGTTTGCCCTGTTCAGCACGTTCAGTCAGATCAATGGTGAATTTTTCCAATGCTTGGCGCAGCTCTTCCGCATTCGGGTCATTGACCTTTTGCCCACCACGAATTTTCTCTATCGCTTCTGAGACTTTTCTCTCGGTCAATCCAAATTCTTTGAGTAAATGACCCAGAGGCCCTTTATCCTCAATCGCAGCAAGTAGATAGATTTCAGAGGAGATGTAAGCATCTTGACGCTTTTGCGCGACTTTATCACACAGATTAAATAGCGAGCCCAACGCCGAAGAGAGCTGTACATCACCACCAATACCACTCACTTTCGGGAGTCGATCCAGCATCTCGCTCAACTTAGAGCGCAGTTGCATCACATCCACATTTAGCATGGTGAGTAATGGGCGGATCGGACTGCCGTTTTGATCTAGCAGTGCCACCATCAGGTGCACAGGTTCGATATATTGATGATCACGCCCGAGCGCTAATGACTGGGCATCGGAAATCGCGATCTGAAATTTGCTCGTAAATCTGTCAAGACGCATACCAACCTTCCTAACCTCATCTGAGATAAATTGAATACGTTAGGAAAGATGGTTATCACGAGCCAGATTTTCAAGGGACGTTGAGGAAACTTTCTTGTTGTTTGATATGGGTATGGATGCAGCTTACTCTTCAAGCCAAATAAAAGCCGCTTGCCGCCCCGTCACTCCATCTCGGCGATAGGAATAAAAGCGATCCGCATCCTGATAGGTACATAAGCCACTATCAAAGATTTGCTCAATACCTAATTCATGCAAACGCAGTTTGACTAACTGACTCATATCCGCCAGCCATTTCCCTTGTTGTGTACGAGGAGTGAAAGCGTGTTCAGCTTGAGGATGGTGAGCAACAAAAGCGGCGAAAACATCTTCGCCCACTTCAAACGCTTGCGAGCCAATAGCGGGACCAAGCCACACCATGACATCACCGGACATTCTTGCCGCCGTTTGTTCAACAATGCCATTCACCAAACCACGCCAGCCAGCATGAACCGCAGCGACTTGGGTACCAGCACGATTGGTCATCAATACCGGCAGACAATCCGCCGTCATCGCTGAGCACACCACGTTCGGAGTAGCAGTGATCAGCCCATCGGCGTCCAACACTTGCTCGGTTGGAGCATCAACATTGAGTACCACTGTGGAATGGGTTTGATTGAGCCAAATGGGTGAACTTGGCATCGCTGACGTTGCCACCAACGATTGCCGATTACGCAGTACAAGTTCAGGATCATCCCCAACATGCATACCTAGGTTTAGCCCTTGATAAGCACCTTGTGAAAAACCACCGTGGCGAGTCGAACTAAACGCTTTGACTTGTTTGGGGGCATTCCAGTTGGGGAGAATCATGATTAATACTCTTCAGTGCGGTTTAGCTTCGCATCTTCACGCAGTGCGAGCGTCATCTCAACCATATCATCAGGTACTGGTGCGTGGAATTCGAGCTCTTCCCCCGTAATTGGGTGCTCAAATTTCAGCATCACCGCGTGCAGCGCTTGGCGATCGAAGCCACGAATCATCTCCGTTAACTCTTCTGACGCCCCTTTCGGAATACGCGCACGACCACCATAGGCAGTGTCACCTAATAGGGGATGTTGCAAATAAGCCATATGCACACGAATTTGGTGAGTACGCCCTGTTTCTAAACGCAAACGCAGACGCGTATGTTCACGGAAATGTTCCGCAACACGGTAATGCGTGACGGCATGTTTACCCATTGGTGAAACAGACATCAAAGTACGCTTAGTCGAGTGGCGGCCAATCGGCTTATCAATCATGCCGCCAGCCGTCATAGTACCAATCACAATCGCTTCGTACTCACGAGTCACATCGCGCTTTTGCAGAGCACGTACAAGATGAGTTTGCGCAGGAACCGTTTTTGCGACCACCATCAAACCTGTGGTGTCTTTATCAAGACGATGGACGATACCCGCACGTGGCACTTCAGCGATCGGCGGATAATGGAATAGCAAAGCATTAAGCACCGTGCTATCCGCTTGGCCAGCACCAGGATGCACCACAAAGTCACGCGGTTTGTTAATAACGATAATGTCGTCATCTTCATACACGATGTTGAGTGGCAAATCCTGCGCTTCCCAGCGCTGTTCATCTTCGAGTTCAGCCTGAACAACAATCACCTCGCCACCCATCACTTTCATGCGCGGCTTAGTGATCACTTCGCCATTTACGGCAATCTTGCCTTCCAACAACCACTCTTTTAAGCGTGAGCGGGAAAAATCGGTAAATAATTCAGCCACAGCTTGGTCAAGACGTTGACCAAGCTGGCTATCTTTTACTGTTTGAGTTAATTCAATCTGATGAGCCATATCGAACTTTTTAAAAAACCGTGAGACTAATAGTCACTAGTATGGAAAAATACGCCGACATTGTATCTGTTACTGCTAAGAAAGTAACGAAACGATTTGCGCGCGGTTTACGCACCTATTGAAAAGCAAGATTTGCAAGGAATTCCACCCTGACATGAAATACCAGACTTTATCAGGCCTACTCGCGTTATCCCTGTTATTTGGTTGCTCTAGCAGCCCAGAAGTGGTGCCTGATGTACCGCCATCCGAGCTGTACTCAGAAGCCCAAACCGCGCTGCAAAGCGGTTCTTGGTTAACCGCTATCGAAAAACTCGAAGCGCTTGATTCACGCTATCCGTTTGGTGCCTACTCAGAGCAAGTACAACTCGATCTGATTTATGCCTACTACAAAAACGATGACCTTGCGTTAGGTTTAGCGACGATTGAGCGTTTTACTCGCCTTAATCCCACCCATGAAAAGATGGATTGGGTATTGTATATGCGTGGTTTGACTCACATGGCGCAAGATCGCAACTTTATGCACGACCTGTTCAATGTCGATCGTAGTGACCGCGACCCTGAACCTGTGAAATCGGCTTTTGCGGATTTTAAGAAGCTACTACAACGCTATCCAAACAGCCCCTACGCGGAAGATGCTCAGCGCCGTATGTATGCATTGAAAAACCGATTAGCGGAATACGACCTAGCGACTGCCGATTTCTACTTGCGCCGTGAAGCATGGATAGCAGCGATTAATCGCACTCAAGAGTTGCAAAAAACCTACCCGGATACGGAAGCGGCACGAAAAGCATTAGATATACAGCTTGAAGCCTATCAACAGCTCGGAATGACTGAAGCCGTTGAACGTACAAAACAATTGATGAAGCTTAACCCATAACTTAAAGCGTTAAACCCACTTAAAAAGAAGAGCCACATAATAAAATGTGGCTCTTCTTTTATCTATTCTGTTCCATCTTTTTCTACACACTGGCTTACTTTAGATTAACCTCACCACCATTGAGAAGCAGATCACAAAAAATCAATGCTGCATTTTCACTCAACAAGGTTTTTCAGGCCGAAATAAAGCGCTAAAAAATCGGAAATTTTTAGTCTCTACTTACTCGAATCTAGCGTTTTTATAAGAGATAACAAGCTTTTTCTTCACTTCATCCGCACGAGATTTGCGATAGATCACGTTTATTTCACATCAATAAAACCCACCCAACAAGTGTGACACGGATCACGTTATTTCCCATTTAGCGAGGTAATCTGAACTTAACCCATAAGGGATGACACAGAGGAAAACGTTATATGAAAATGAACATCACTGGTAAAAACATCGAAATCACCTCTGCAATCCGCAACCATATTGAGGGTAAATTCAAAAAATTAGAAAAATGGCAAGTTGACATCATTGGTTGCCAAGCCTGCTTTAGCGAAGAACCGAATAAACAGAAAAAATTTGAAGCAGTCGTTAGCATTCCACGCGGCCAGTTAGTCGCCTCAGCGATTCACGAAGATTTGTATGCCGCCATTAACGAGGTAGAACAAAAACTCGAACGACAATTGAATAAACTACGCCACAAACCGGAAGCTCGCCGTGCAGACAAGCCAGAACTGAGTGAAGAAGTCGAATAACCAGAATTATGGGGAGATAGCGCCTTAGGGCGCTATTTTTTTGCTTGACGCTCTCTAGGGGCTTGCTTATTGTGTGCTGACTTACTTGGATAAATATGCACTTATGACACCTCATTTCCTGTACTTTTTTGACTTCTTTTTTCTCCAATAACCTTGGAGGCTCGCTCGTTGTCAAAAGACAAGTCAAAAACGAACAGAAAGCCTCCTCTTCAGGGGGCTTTTTTATAAGGATAATTTTATGACAGACAAACAATACTCACTCGATAACATTCGCTTAAGACTGAACGAACTCGATGACCAACTGCTGAACCTGCTGTCGGAACGACGCAAAATGAGTATTGAGGTCGCCAAAAGTAAGGTAGAAACCGCCAAACCAGTGCGCGATCCTGCTCGTGAGCAACAATTGCTGGTCAAACTCATCAATGCCGGAAAAGAGAAATATCAGCTCGACCCTCAGTACATCACCAAAATTTTCCACACCATCATTGAAGACTCCGTTTTGCTTCAGCAAGCTTATCTGCAAAACCTTGCTAACCCGCAAAATCGTAAACCTTTAGCACGTGTGGCCTTTTTAGGCGCCAAAGGCTCTTACTCACATTTGGCGACTCGCGAATATTTCAGCCGTAAAAACACAGAGCTGATTGAGCTTAACTGCGATCATTTCAAAGAGGTGGCAAGAACGGTTGAATCTGGCCATGCCGATTATGGGGTATTGCCTATTGAAAACACTAGCTCTGGTTCAATTAACGAGGTCTATGATTTACTCCAGCACACCACTTTGTACATTGTTGGCGAACTAACTCAACCAATTGAACATTGCTTGGTCGCAACACAAGATATTCGCTTAGAAGATCTGAAAGTGCTCTATTCACATCCACAGCCTCACCAGCAGTGCAGCGAATTCCTCAGCCGTTTGAAAGGCGTGAAATTGGAAAGCTGTGCTAGCACTGCAGATGCCATGAAGAAAGTGCAAGAACTTAACCGTTCTGATGTGGCTGCAATTGGAAACTCAGCCAGTGGGAAGTTGTATGGTTTGCAACCGATTCAAGGCAATATAGCCAACCAAACAGAAAACCACACCCGCTTTATCGTAGTGGCTCGCAAACCCGTTGAAGTGTCGCCACAGATCCCAGCCAAAACCACGTTGATAATGTCAACTTCACAAGATGCGGGCTCATTAGTTTCAACTTTATTGGTATTGCAACGTTACGGGATCAACATGACCAAGCTCGAATCGCGCCCAATTATGGGCAATCCCTGGGAAGAAATGTTCTACGTCGATTTAGAAGCACACATTGATTCCGATGAGATGCAGCAAGCTTTGGCTGAGCTAACACACCTGACACGACACCTCAAAGTGCTTGGTTGTTATCCAAGTGAAAACGTCAAACCAACGCAAGTAAAATTCATTTAGCGTCAAAAAATTGAACCATTAAAGCTGACAGCCGCATAAGTCGTGATTATAATGCCATCAAATTATACATATAGTTAGGTGATCCAGGCTGTCAGCGTAGCCAAAATATTGGCTTTTACGCTGTTTCATTATTTTGTTGGATCGTGACCCATTTTGTAATAACAAATAGGTATCCGTATTCGCAAATGATCAAACGCTTTCTGTCGCTGATGGTACTGAATACTGTCTGTTATCAAGCCAGCGCTTTGGAGCTGAATGTCTACCTTTGGGAAGATACTATTGCCCCAAGCGTGATTGATAAATGGCAAAAACAAACGGGTCACTCAGTCAAACTTTACCACTTTGATAATGATGATGAACGTAGCTTACTCATGCTTAAAAGCGTTCAACTGCCGTTTGACATAATGGTGTTGGATAACGTTTCAGCCTTTATATTCTCTCGGCAAGACGCGTTTGAAAACCTAACCGACCTCCCCAATCGCAACAATAATGACCTCCAGTGGCTACAAGCTTGCGGGACCAATGCCATCCCTTATTTCTGGGGCTCCGTCGATATTGCTTATCGAAAAAGCCGCTTTACACAACCACCAAGTCAATGGAATGAGGTCATCAATATCGCTCCTGAGCATCGAGGCCATGTCGGTATGCTCAAAGACAGTGTCGAGACGCTGCTTCCTGCGCTTTATATACTCAAAGCATCTCCTATAACGGAATCGCTCGACCAGCTCAAACAAGCCTATCACCTACTCGATACGGCTAAGCCCAATATTCTGACCTATGAGTATGTACTGAGTTATGTACGCAGCCATCCTCAAGCTGACAATCTACATATGGCAGTGGCTTACAGTGGTGATCACTATTCACTCAATCGTTTTTTTAATCAGCAAGATTGGGATTTCATCGTTCCTGAGGGACGTCCCTATCTTTGGGTTGACTGCATGGCGGTTAATAGTTCTTCGCCTAACACACTTGAAGCGAAAGCTTTTTTGGATTTTTTGATGCAGCCAGAGATCGCTGCTGTCAATGCACAATACATCCGAGCCGCAACACCAAACTACAAAGCACGCGCTTTGCTTCCCTCTGAACACCGTGACGATAAATCTATTTATCTTTCTGAGCAGCGCCTTGCTGAAGGGATTATCGACAGCGAACTCTCGGCGAAAAACCTCAGCTTGCGCGCCAAAATCATCAGCAGTGTGACTCATCAATATGAAGCTAAACCATAGAATTCTATTACTGATAGCGCCGGTGATTCTGTTGAGTGCAGCAGCATCAAGCTACATCATTTACACCAGCCAAAAAAATGCCTTACTCAAAAGAACGGATAGCTACCTGCAATTAAATATCGAAAAGTTGGCCAGCCATTATCGACAAGCCCAAGCTCTTGTTAGCAGTTATGCCTTCACGTTGGCGAAAAGCGACATCATTCGCCACTACTTCTCGTTAGAAAAAAATCCGTATCGTGAATTAGAGTTAGTCGATAACCTGCGTGAAACTCTGCACATTCTACAGCCTAGTGAAAAGCAACTCGTTTCCCTGTCGATTCTTAATGGCAATGAAGAATTGCTCTATTACGCAGAAAACAGCTCGGATCCATTTGCTGAAATAGACCCCAAAGTGCTGGCCTACATTAAACAACGGTTACTCTCCACCCAGCATACTTCCGATATTAGCTACACCACTAATTCTCAAGGTGAGGGCGTATTGGTACGTTATGACATGTTGGATACTCAAACACTCTCAACACCTTTAAGTTACAACCGACAAAATGTCTTTTTCGTGGTGGTCTATGTCGTTCTAGAGCAGTTCAATCAACTGCGTAAAAAAATTGAATTTGATAATCAAAGCCCGATATTTTTTACTGATACCCCCCCCAGTTATCGACTCGGACTAACCCAATCAGTCGAGTTGCAACCTGGGTTTTATGCTATTTTAGATCCAGCTCCAAGATTGATTAATGCCAAACTTCATTCGATTCAACGAGAGCTCTTACTCTCATTTGGTGTATCAGCACTCGTTACGGTATTGCTCCTTTTGCTTCTTCTCTA
It encodes:
- the clpB gene encoding ATP-dependent chaperone ClpB, producing MRLDRFTSKFQIAISDAQSLALGRDHQYIEPVHLMVALLDQNGSPIRPLLTMLNVDVMQLRSKLSEMLDRLPKVSGIGGDVQLSSALGSLFNLCDKVAQKRQDAYISSEIYLLAAIEDKGPLGHLLKEFGLTERKVSEAIEKIRGGQKVNDPNAEELRQALEKFTIDLTERAEQGKLDPVIGRDDEIRRTIQVLQRRTKNNPVIIGEPGVGKTAIVEGLAQRIINNEVPEGLRGRRVLSLDMGALVAGAKYRGEFEERLKSVLNELAKEEGNIILFIDELHTMVGAGKGEGSMDAGNMLKPALARGELHCVGATTLDEYRQYIEKDPALERRFQKVLVDEPTVEDTIAILRGLKERYELHHHVEITDPAIVAAASLSHRYISDRQLPDKAIDLIDEAASSIRMQIDSKPEALDKLERKIIQLKIEQQALSNEHDEASEKRLAILNEELQEKERDYAELEEVWKAEKAALSGTQHIKAALEQARMDLEVARRAGDLNRMSELQYGRIPELEKQLDLAAQAEMQEMTLLRNKVTDAEIAEVLSKQTGIPVSKMLEAEKEKLLRMEEVLHKRVIGQKEAVEVVANAIRRSRAGLSDPNRPIGSFLFLGPTGVGKTELCKTLANFLFDSEDAMVRVDMSEFMEKHSVARLVGAPPGYVGYEEGGYLTEAVRRKPYSVILLDEVEKAHPDVFNILLQVLDDGRLTDGQGRTVDFRNTVVIMTSNLGSGRIQENFARLDYQGIKEQVMDVVSKHFRPEFLNRVDESVVFHPLGQEHIKSIASIQLARLRQRLAERDYQLEVDDEALDLIAHVGFDPVYGARPLKRAIQQNVENPLAKSILAGKFLPSSPILLSVKDGNIFASQ
- the pgeF gene encoding peptidoglycan editing factor PgeF — its product is MILPNWNAPKQVKAFSSTRHGGFSQGAYQGLNLGMHVGDDPELVLRNRQSLVATSAMPSSPIWLNQTHSTVVLNVDAPTEQVLDADGLITATPNVVCSAMTADCLPVLMTNRAGTQVAAVHAGWRGLVNGIVEQTAARMSGDVMVWLGPAIGSQAFEVGEDVFAAFVAHHPQAEHAFTPRTQQGKWLADMSQLVKLRLHELGIEQIFDSGLCTYQDADRFYSYRRDGVTGRQAAFIWLEE
- the rluD gene encoding 23S rRNA pseudouridine(1911/1915/1917) synthase RluD, whose product is MAHQIELTQTVKDSQLGQRLDQAVAELFTDFSRSRLKEWLLEGKIAVNGEVITKPRMKVMGGEVIVVQAELEDEQRWEAQDLPLNIVYEDDDIIVINKPRDFVVHPGAGQADSTVLNALLFHYPPIAEVPRAGIVHRLDKDTTGLMVVAKTVPAQTHLVRALQKRDVTREYEAIVIGTMTAGGMIDKPIGRHSTKRTLMSVSPMGKHAVTHYRVAEHFREHTRLRLRLETGRTHQIRVHMAYLQHPLLGDTAYGGRARIPKGASEELTEMIRGFDRQALHAVMLKFEHPITGEELEFHAPVPDDMVEMTLALREDAKLNRTEEY
- a CDS encoding outer membrane protein assembly factor BamD — translated: MKYQTLSGLLALSLLFGCSSSPEVVPDVPPSELYSEAQTALQSGSWLTAIEKLEALDSRYPFGAYSEQVQLDLIYAYYKNDDLALGLATIERFTRLNPTHEKMDWVLYMRGLTHMAQDRNFMHDLFNVDRSDRDPEPVKSAFADFKKLLQRYPNSPYAEDAQRRMYALKNRLAEYDLATADFYLRREAWIAAINRTQELQKTYPDTEAARKALDIQLEAYQQLGMTEAVERTKQLMKLNP
- the hpf gene encoding ribosome hibernation-promoting factor, HPF/YfiA family, which encodes MKMNITGKNIEITSAIRNHIEGKFKKLEKWQVDIIGCQACFSEEPNKQKKFEAVVSIPRGQLVASAIHEDLYAAINEVEQKLERQLNKLRHKPEARRADKPELSEEVE
- the pheA gene encoding prephenate dehydratase, with the translated sequence MTDKQYSLDNIRLRLNELDDQLLNLLSERRKMSIEVAKSKVETAKPVRDPAREQQLLVKLINAGKEKYQLDPQYITKIFHTIIEDSVLLQQAYLQNLANPQNRKPLARVAFLGAKGSYSHLATREYFSRKNTELIELNCDHFKEVARTVESGHADYGVLPIENTSSGSINEVYDLLQHTTLYIVGELTQPIEHCLVATQDIRLEDLKVLYSHPQPHQQCSEFLSRLKGVKLESCASTADAMKKVQELNRSDVAAIGNSASGKLYGLQPIQGNIANQTENHTRFIVVARKPVEVSPQIPAKTTLIMSTSQDAGSLVSTLLVLQRYGINMTKLESRPIMGNPWEEMFYVDLEAHIDSDEMQQALAELTHLTRHLKVLGCYPSENVKPTQVKFI
- a CDS encoding polyamine ABC transporter substrate-binding protein, with product MIKRFLSLMVLNTVCYQASALELNVYLWEDTIAPSVIDKWQKQTGHSVKLYHFDNDDERSLLMLKSVQLPFDIMVLDNVSAFIFSRQDAFENLTDLPNRNNNDLQWLQACGTNAIPYFWGSVDIAYRKSRFTQPPSQWNEVINIAPEHRGHVGMLKDSVETLLPALYILKASPITESLDQLKQAYHLLDTAKPNILTYEYVLSYVRSHPQADNLHMAVAYSGDHYSLNRFFNQQDWDFIVPEGRPYLWVDCMAVNSSSPNTLEAKAFLDFLMQPEIAAVNAQYIRAATPNYKARALLPSEHRDDKSIYLSEQRLAEGIIDSELSAKNLSLRAKIISSVTHQYEAKP